In Rickettsiella endosymbiont of Aleochara curtula, one genomic interval encodes:
- a CDS encoding MFS transporter, whose translation MLTSAVHENASIVDKKLPWVVCFSAALFFFYEFIQMNMFNAISADLMHAFSLNATGLGKLSAYYFYANLLFLPIAGALLDRFSTRKIILSSLFLCIVGIAAFAMTSSFLWASVFRFMSGIGSAFCFLSSIRLASRWFPAKNMALVSGLIVTMAMMGGMVAQTPLTLLVELVGWRHALFFDASLGVVIFLIIFSFVQDYPVNLHQEQKKSYQELSKLGLLKSWRLAYLNPQNSLCGLYVSLLNLPVALLGAIWGSLFLQQADHFSATEASFAPSLLFIGTIIGGPVVGWLSDKIQKRVPLMMLGVIISQLLVITIICIPGFSIVTIALLFFALGFFTSSQVLSYPLVAASNPKSITATSVSVVSFMAIGGYAVFQPLFGWLMDANFQGTVLNQIRIYSPSDYHRALLIIPIGFCIAFITTFLMREPRP comes from the coding sequence ATGCTGACTTCCGCTGTTCATGAGAATGCTTCTATCGTGGATAAAAAACTGCCGTGGGTAGTTTGTTTTTCTGCAGCATTGTTTTTTTTCTATGAATTTATTCAAATGAATATGTTCAATGCTATCAGTGCCGATCTGATGCATGCTTTTTCTCTTAATGCAACTGGATTGGGTAAGTTATCGGCTTATTACTTTTATGCCAATTTATTATTTTTACCGATTGCTGGGGCTTTGCTAGACCGATTTTCAACACGAAAAATTATTCTTTCTTCTTTGTTTCTTTGCATTGTGGGCATTGCTGCTTTTGCAATGACAAGTTCATTTCTATGGGCATCTGTATTTCGTTTTATGAGTGGTATTGGCAGCGCTTTTTGTTTTCTAAGCAGTATTCGACTCGCATCGCGTTGGTTTCCCGCAAAAAATATGGCATTAGTCAGTGGCTTAATCGTCACGATGGCTATGATGGGGGGTATGGTAGCGCAAACGCCGCTGACTTTATTGGTAGAATTAGTGGGTTGGCGCCATGCTTTATTTTTTGATGCCAGTTTAGGTGTTGTTATTTTCTTAATAATTTTTAGTTTTGTTCAAGATTATCCAGTTAATCTACATCAGGAGCAAAAAAAGTCGTATCAAGAACTCTCTAAATTAGGACTTTTAAAAAGTTGGCGACTCGCTTATTTAAATCCACAAAATAGTTTATGTGGGCTTTATGTTTCCTTGCTTAATTTACCCGTTGCCCTTTTAGGTGCTATCTGGGGAAGCTTATTTTTGCAACAAGCAGATCATTTTTCCGCAACAGAAGCTTCATTTGCTCCTAGTCTACTTTTTATTGGCACGATCATTGGTGGTCCAGTGGTGGGATGGCTTTCTGATAAAATTCAAAAACGTGTTCCGCTGATGATGTTAGGCGTGATAATTTCCCAGTTATTAGTTATTACGATTATCTGTATACCGGGTTTTTCTATAGTAACCATCGCTTTATTATTTTTTGCTTTAGGATTTTTTACCAGTAGTCAGGTTTTGAGTTACCCCTTAGTTGCCGCCAGTAATCCAAAGAGCATAACTGCAACTTCAGTAAGTGTCGTATCTTTTATGGCGATAGGGGGTTATGCGGTATTTCAGCCTTTATTTGGTTGGCTGATGGATGCTAATTTTCAAGGAACGGTATTAAATCAAATTAGAATCTACTCTCCTAGCGATTATCATCGCGCTTTACTCATTATACCGATAGGCTTTTGTATAGCTTTTATCACTACATTTCTAATGCGTGAGCCACGTCCTTAG